Proteins co-encoded in one Prunus persica cultivar Lovell chromosome G6, Prunus_persica_NCBIv2, whole genome shotgun sequence genomic window:
- the LOC18772104 gene encoding thioredoxin F-type, chloroplastic isoform X1 codes for MALQTAAALSPRSISSSTMLPCAAKHPIIYSSTSSSSCFLSQAQRKNVAVGFSGVTTSKRKRACASTVKSSLDTVGPTVNVGQVTEVDKDTFWPIVKAAGDKTVVLDMYTQWCGPCKVIAPKYQELSKKYLDVVFLKLDCNQENKQPLAKELGIRVVPTFKILKDNQVVKEVKGAKFDDLVAAIDVVRSS; via the exons atGGCTCTGCagactgctgctgctctctcTCCTCGTTCCATTAGCTCCTCAACGATGTTACCCTGCGCCGCGAAGCATCCGATCATTTATTCTTCTACTTCAAGTTCAAGCTGCTtcctctcgcaggcgcagaGGAAGAATGTGGCAGTGGGCTTCAGTGGTGTAACAACCAGTAAGAGGAAGCGGGCCTGTGCCTCTACGGTGAAGTCGAGCTTGGACACTGTAGGCCCCACTGTCAATGTGGGTCAGGTCACGGAGGTTGACAAGGACACCTTCTGGCCCATCGTCAAGGCCGCCGGCGATAAGACCGTCGTCCTCGATATGTACACGCAATG GTGTGGTCCTTGCAAGGTGATTGCTCCAAAATATCAAGAATTGTCAAAGAAATATCTTGatgttgtatttttaaagCTTGACTGTAACCAAGAAAATAAG CAGCCATTGGCAAAGGAGCTTGGGATAAGGGTGGTGCCAACTTTCAAGATTTTGAAGGACAACCAGGTTGTAAAAGAAGTGAAGGGGGCCAAATTCGATGATTTAGTTGCTGCCATAGACGTTGTTAGATCAAGCTGA
- the LOC18772104 gene encoding thioredoxin F-type, chloroplastic isoform X2 has protein sequence MALQTAAALSPRSISSSTMLPCAAKHPIIYSSTSSSSCFLSQAQRKNVAVGFSGVTTSKRKRACASTVKSSLDTVGPTVNVGQVTEVDKDTFWPIVKAAGDKTVVLDMYTQWCGPCKVIAPKYQELSKKYLDVVFLKLDCNQENKPLAKELGIRVVPTFKILKDNQVVKEVKGAKFDDLVAAIDVVRSS, from the exons atGGCTCTGCagactgctgctgctctctcTCCTCGTTCCATTAGCTCCTCAACGATGTTACCCTGCGCCGCGAAGCATCCGATCATTTATTCTTCTACTTCAAGTTCAAGCTGCTtcctctcgcaggcgcagaGGAAGAATGTGGCAGTGGGCTTCAGTGGTGTAACAACCAGTAAGAGGAAGCGGGCCTGTGCCTCTACGGTGAAGTCGAGCTTGGACACTGTAGGCCCCACTGTCAATGTGGGTCAGGTCACGGAGGTTGACAAGGACACCTTCTGGCCCATCGTCAAGGCCGCCGGCGATAAGACCGTCGTCCTCGATATGTACACGCAATG GTGTGGTCCTTGCAAGGTGATTGCTCCAAAATATCAAGAATTGTCAAAGAAATATCTTGatgttgtatttttaaagCTTGACTGTAACCAAGAAAATAAG CCATTGGCAAAGGAGCTTGGGATAAGGGTGGTGCCAACTTTCAAGATTTTGAAGGACAACCAGGTTGTAAAAGAAGTGAAGGGGGCCAAATTCGATGATTTAGTTGCTGCCATAGACGTTGTTAGATCAAGCTGA
- the LOC18772942 gene encoding glutamine--fructose-6-phosphate aminotransferase [isomerizing] 2, translating into MCGIFAYLNYNVNRERRYILQVLFNGLRRLEYRGYDSAGISIDHSFSIDPNTPQSSSNSPPPPLVFRQEGNIESLVKSVYQEVAETELNLEECFSHHAGIAHTRWATHGEPAPRNSHPQSSGSGNEFLVVHNGVITNYEALKESLVRHGFTFQSETDTEVIPKLAKYVYDKAKEGEGDHTITFSQVVLEVMRHLEGAYALIFKSQHYPNELIACKRGSPLLLGVKEFNENASNGSAFQDDNFLSKSGHAKELFLSSDANAVVEHTKKVLVIEDGEVVHLKDGGVSILKFDKGQHGGLSRVASVQRALSILEMEVEQINKGNYKHYMQKEIHEQPESLTTTMRGRLLRGGSCKAKTVLLGGLKDHLKTIRRSRRIVFIGCGTSYNAALAARPILEELSGIPVTMEIASDLLDRQGPIYREDTAVFVSQSGETADSLSALEYALENGALCVGITNTVGSAIARNTHCGVHINAGAEIGVASTKAYTSQIVVMAMLALAIGGDTISNQARREAIIDGLFELPNKVREVLKLDQTMKDLAQELIAEQSLLVFGRGYNYATALEGALKVKEVALMHSEGILAGEMKHGPLALVDENLPTFVIATRDACFSKQQSVIQQLHARRGRLIVMCSKGDAASVCPGGSCRVIEVPQLEDCLQPVVNIVPLQLLAYHLTVLRGFNVDQPRNLAKSVTTQ; encoded by the exons ATGTGTGGGATATTTGCATATCTGAATTACAACGTCAACAGAGAGAGGCGTTATATTCTTCAGGTGCTATTCAATGGTCTCAGGCGTTTGGAATACAGAGGCTACGATTCCGCTGGGATTTCCATCGACCATTCCTTTTCCATCGATCCAAACACTCCCCAATCTTCCTCCAATTCTCCGCCTCCCCCACTCGTTTTTCGCCAGGAGGGAAACATCGAGAGCCTCGTCAAATCCGTCTACCAAG AGGTTGCCGAAACAGAGTTAAATTTAGAAGAATGTTTCTCTCACCATGCTGGAATAGCGCACACCCGGTGGGCTACTCATGGAGAGCCAGCTCCAAGGAACAGCCATCCACAGAGTTCTGGCTCTGGAAATGAATTTTTGGTTGTTCACAATGGAGTTATCACTAATTATGAG GCCTTAAAGGAATCACTGGTCCGGCATGGATTCACCTTTCAATCTGAAACTGACACAGAAGTAATTCCAAAGCTTGCCAAATATGTTTATGATAAAGCTAAAGAAGGAGAAG GTGACCATACTATCACATTTAGTCAAGTTGTGCTTGAGGTTATGAGGCATCTTGAAGGAGCATATGCCCTGATTTTTAAAAGCCAGCATTATCCAAATGAGTTGATTGCTTGCAAGCGTGGCAGTCCGTTGCTCCTTGGTGTCAAA GAATTTAACGAAAATGCTAGCAATGGATCTGCTTTCCAAGATGATAATTTCCTTTCAAAAAGCGGACATGCTAAGGAACTCTTTTTATCCAGTGATGCCAATGCTGTAGTTGAACACACCAAAAAGGTTTTGGTGATTGAAGATGGTGAAGTAGTACATCTTAAG GATGGAGGTGTTTCTATCTTAAAGTTCGATAAAGGGCAGCACGGTGGCCTTTCAAGAGTTGCATCAGTACAAAGAGCATTGTCCATTCTTGAGATGGAGGttgaacaaataaacaaaggaaATTACAAACATTATATGCAGAAAGAAATTCATGAACAGCCTGAATCTCTAACAACCACAATGAGGGGGAGACTTTTACGTGGAGGTTCCTGCAAAGCCAAGACTGTTCTCCTTGGCGGACTGAAGGATCACCTTAAAACAATTAGGCGAAGCAGGCGAATTGTTTTCATTGGTTGTGGTACAAGCTACAACGCTGCTTTAGCTGCAAGACCAATATTGGAAGAACTTTCTG GCATCCCTGTTACAATGGAAATTGCTAGTGATTTGTTGGATCGGCAAGGACCTATATACAGAGAAGATACAGCAGTCTTTGTCAGTCAATCTGGTGAAACAGCAGATAGTTTGAGTGCATTGGAATATGCTCTAGAAAATGGTGCATTATGCGTTGGCATTACAAATACTGTTGGTAGTGCAATAGCCAGGAATACACACTGTGGTGTTCATATAAATGCTGGTGCTGAGATTGGTGTGGCAAGTACTAAG GCGTACACAAGTCAAATAGTGGTGATGGCTATGCTAGCACTAGCTATAGGAGGTGACACAATTTCCAATCAAGCAAGAAGAGAGGCTATAATAGACGGTTTATTTGAGTTGCCAA ACAAAGTCAGAGAGGTCCTCAAGCTTGACCAGACGATGAAGGATCTTGCACAAGAACTGATAGCTGAACAGTCACTTCTTGTGTTTGGGAGAGGATACAACTATGCAACAGCTCTGGAGGGTGCTTTGAAGGTGAAAGAAGTGGCCCTTATGCACAGTGAAGGAATACTTGCCGGTGAAATGAAACATGGTCCTTTGGCTTTAGTTGATGAAAATCTCCCTACATTTGTGATTGCTACCCGTGATGCTTGCTTCAG TAAGCAGCAATCAGTTATCCAGCAGCTTCATGCCCGCAGAGGTCGTCTGATAGTAATGTGTTCGAAAGGAGATGCTGCATCTGTGTGCCCTGGGGGATCTTGTCGAGTGATTGAAGTTCCTCAGCTTGAGGATTGCCTTCAACCTGTAGTTAATATTGTTCCATTGCAG CTGCTGGCATATCATCTCACTGTTTTAAGAGGTTTCAATGTGGATCAGCCTCGGAATCTTGCAAAGAGTGTGACCACGCAGTAA
- the LOC18771968 gene encoding protein kri1, translated as MCGLQLFDGGSDSENEMEIEIENENDDIPQIKINEEYARRYEHNKKREDLQRYEELKKRGLVADPSRQSDSDSESSSSEDEDDILLANSKKKDLEFLEALIKVKNRDPSLKNKDVELFKSDGTEKTRAKGEGNGKAKKKMYLKDVVAKHLIEDGPELKEDDNNTKVYDEEQEQRRKEFLSAVAEDEEDDNGELLVEKDKNAVGDDDDDDSVVNAEYDQKLNECFPDEDENARFLRDFIKFRQWKEDKRSKGSSPDVKEEDLEMVSEDEMEIERQEEYEHRFQENAGDRILGHSRQVEGSVRKKVKARKEQRKSKEDRMEIARLEREEELRHLKNLKKKENDENLKKIMEIAGIKEGEVSSFDAKELEKEFNPQEYDRMMKKAFGEEYYEAEDADFAFGSDMDEDGGEIEKPDFDKEDELLGLPKGWDSVGSGDGFLAAREKVLKLKKENVGDHEEEEEEEEEEEEEEEEEEEEETVSEEGKQEKKRKLALLERAKKEMMDEYYKLDYEDTIGDLKTRFKYAKIKPNRYGLSTAEILVMDEKELNQYVSLKKLAPYAEKEWKVPNNKRNEIKQKVKEIFKQGKPGNKKNRKKQKISDAKDLNLSMDAAGQSSTGAPEHEKKLVDSNGDKGNPSRSARRRRNQAARKLPASRLMAYGLMPVKSKKKGKH; from the coding sequence ATGTGTGGTCTTCAGCTATTCGACGGCGGCAGCGACTCCGAAAACGAAATGGAAATCGAAATCGAAAACGAAAACGACGATATTCCACAGATCAAAATCAATGAAGAATACGCTCGCAGGTACGAGCACAACAAGAAGCGGGAGGACCTCCAACGTTACGAGGAGTTGAAGAAGCGAGGCCTTGTAGCCGACCCCTCTCGACAATCAGACTCTGATTCAGAATCCTCGTCCTCCGAGGACGAAGACGACATCCTTTTGGCCAATTCCAAGAAGAAAGACTTGGAATTTTTGGAAGCTCTAATCAAGGTAAAAAATCGAGACCCTAGCTTGAAAAACAAAGATGTTGAATTGTTTAAATCTGATGGAACCGAAAAGACCCGCGCCAAAGGGGAAGGGAATGGCAAGGCTAAGAAGAAGATGTACTTGAAAGATGTGGTGGCTAAGCATTTGATCGAGGACGGCCCCGAACTTAAGGAGGATGATAATAACACCAAGGTCTACGATGAAGAGCAAGAGCAGAGAAGGAAAGAATTCTTGAGTGCCGTTGCCGAGGACGAAGAGGATGATAATGGCGAGTTATTGGTAGAAAAAGATAAGAATGCTGTGGGGGACGATGATGACGATGATAGTGTTGTTAATGCTGAGTACGACCAGAAATTGAATGAGTGTTTCCCCGATGAGGATGAAAATGCTAGGTTTCTCAGGGACTTCATCAAGTTTCGGCAATGGAAGGAGGATAAGCGGAGCAAGGGAAGCAGTCCCGATGTAAAGGAGGAGGATTTGGAGATGGTGTCTGAGGACGAGATGGAGATTGAAAGGCAAGAGGAGTACGAGCATAGGTTCCAGGAGAATGCAGGGGATCGGATTTTGGGGCATTCCAGGCAAGTTGAGGGGTCGGTGAGGAAGAAGGTCAAGGCGAGGAAGGAGCAGAGGAAGAGTAAGGAGGATAGGATGGAGATTGCAAGGTTGGAGAGGGAGGAGGAATTGAGGCatttgaaaaatttgaagaagaaggaaaacgATGAGAACCTTAAGAAGATTATGGAGATTGCGGGGATTAAGGAGGGTGAGGTGTCTTCCTTTGATGCCAAGGAGTTGGAGAAGGAATTTAATCCCCAGGAGTATGATAGGATGATGAAGAAGGCTTTTGGTGAGGAGTACTATGAGGCGGAGGATGCTGACTTCGCGTTTGGTAGTGATATGGATGAGGATGGTGGTGAGATTGAGAAACCGGATTTTGATAAGGAGGATGAGTTACTTGGGCTGCCCAAAGGTTGGGATAGTGTCGGGTCTGGTGATGGGTTCTTAGCTGCAAGGGAGAAGGTTTTGAAGCTCAAGAAGGAGAATGTTGGTGAccatgaagaagaggaggaagaagaagaagaagaagaggaagaagaagaggaagaagaagaagaagagacagTGTCTGAGGAAGGTAAACAAGAGAAAAAGCGTAAACTCGCTTTATTGGAGAGAGCTAAAAAGGAGATGATGGATGAATACTATAAGTTGGATTACGAGGATACAATTGGAGACTTGAAGACTAGATTCAAGTATGCTAAAATAAAACCTAATAGATATGGGTTGTCTACTGCTGAGATATTAGTGATGGATGAAAAGGAGTTGAATCAATATGTGTCTTTAAAAAAGCTTGCTCCTTATGCAGAGAAAGAGTGGAAGGTACCAAACAACAAGAGAAATGAGATAAAACAGAAGGTTAAAGAGATTTTCAAACAAGGAAAACCGGGTAACAAAAAGAACCGCAAGAAGCAGAAAATAAGTGATGCTAAGGATTTGAATTTATCAATGGATGCCGCCGGACAATCATCAACGGGTGCCCCAGAACATGAGAAAAAACTAGTGGACTCAAATGGCGATAAGGGCAACCCATCCAGGAGTGCTAGAAGAAGGCGTAACCAAGCTGCACGAAAGTTACCGGCTTCTAGGCTCATGGCATATGGGTTGATGCCTGTAAAAtctaagaaaaaaggaaagcaCTGA
- the LOC18773234 gene encoding uncharacterized protein LOC18773234 isoform X2 codes for MGGPCPKSLIFPQFPKQSLNLERWVLILFLVVVVVVLPLPTTATAVSPSSSIYDHLRQQGLPMGILPKGITEYSLNGSTGEFRVLLAQPCHAKFENQVLYDFNVSGVLSFGRIANLSGVSAQELFLWFPVKGIRVDVPSSGLIYFDVGVVDKQFSLSLFESPPDCTAVDPSDPNFIPAAHHTDHYSHSPSGSSSKIESQNLGDEVSQKSELRASS; via the exons atgggCGGTCCTTGTCCAAAATCCCTCATTTTCCCTCAATTTCCCAAACAATCCCTTAATTTGGAAAGATGGGTTTTGATCCTCTTCCTAgtggttgtggttgtggtCCTCCCCCTCCCCACCACGGCCACCGCTGTAAGTCCGTCGTCTAGCATCTACGACCACCTGCGGCAGCAGGGCCTTCCTATGGGGATCCTCCCAAAAGGCATAACGGAATATTCTCTAAACGGCAGCACTGGAGAATTCCGGGTGTTGCTAGCGCAGCCGTGCCACGCCAAGTTCGAGAACCAGGTGCTCTACGATTTCAACGTCTCGGGCGTTCTGTCTTTCGGGCGAATCGCCAACTTATCGGGGGTGTCGGCTCAGGAACTGTTCCTGTGGTTTCCAGTGAAGGGGATCAGAGTGGATGTGCCGAGCTCTGGCCTCATTTACTTCGATGTCGGCGTTGTTGACAAGCAGTTCTCTTTGTCCCTCTTCGAATCACCCCCTGATTGCACCGCCGTTGACCCTTCTGATCCCAACTTCATTCCAGCTGCTCACCACACCGACCACTATTCTCATTCCCCATCTGGGTCGTCGTCTAAG ATTGAATCACAGAATCTTGGGGATGAAGTCAGTCAGAAAAGTGAACTGAGGGCTTCTTCATAG
- the LOC18773234 gene encoding protein TIC 20-II, chloroplastic isoform X1 — translation MASSIALLHLSATPKTLIPKSYVCSSFPSSTLVAPRSISFPQLVKRKSKPKSNITCLSSYNNNNTTPTPATDRLISAVAYTLPFFNSLQYGRYLFFQFPKLGLLFEPLIPLLSLYRSMPYSSFVAFFALYLGVVRNPSFSHYVRFNAMQAVTLDVLLVLPLLIQRIFSPGRAGLGYKLMVWGHNGIFVFSVFCFVYSVVSSILGRTPYLPFVADAAARQL, via the coding sequence ATGGCCTCCTCCATAGCTCTCCTCCACCTCTCCGCCACCCCCAAAACCCTAATACCCAAATCTTATGTTTGCTCCTCCTTCCCGTCGTCAACCCTGGTGGCGCCCCGGTCAATCTCTTTCCCTCAACTGGTGAAGCgaaaatccaaacccaaatCGAACATCACCTGCCTGTCCTcctacaacaacaacaacacaaCACCAACCCCAGCCACGGATCGGTTAATCTCGGCCGTCGCATACACTCTCCCTTTCTTCAACTCCCTCCAGTACGGGCGTTACCTCTTCTTCCAGTTCCCCAAATTGGGGCTTCTCTTCGAGCCCTTAATCCCGTTATTGAGCCTCTACAGGTCGATGCCCTACTCGAGCTTCGTGGCCTTCTTCGCCCTCTATCTGGGAGTTGTCAGAAACCCTAGCTTCAGCCACTATGTGAGGTTCAACGCGATGCAGGCGGTGACCTTGGACGTGCTGTTGGTTCTGCCCCTGCTCATCCAGAGGATATTCAGTCCGGGTCGGGCCGGATTGGGGTATAAGCTGATGGTTTGGGGGCATAATGGTATTTTCGTATTTAGCGTGTTCTGCTTTGTGTATAGTGTGGTGAGTTCCATTTTGGGTCGTACTCCCTACTTGCCCTTTGTTGCTGATGCCGCTGCCAGGCAGCTTTAA
- the LOC18774231 gene encoding ER membrane protein complex subunit 10, translated as MALSFSRSLLVLGFSALLCISVAAAFQSDELLLDDEEFGLEGGLHTKSPDLTYTRSSPPPPSPPTSSTSRKRFSDPDSDSKIQFQLHHAFGDSDFSPAGTFSARLKTWNHGGQTLTKLRFSRNAFTEEEKEKFALLLKGDDFYRIRLPSSVLNPPGRDYVISSVKARCLPRDGLDEHFVIHTDGINILAVNYGSPGACPYPRQMKLPGKWSFNSHTVLKNSEQAPRAPVFAEEILGGELGEGEVVPPPERSLWAKYWMYLIPLGLIVMNAITQAMNMAEEPGAGQPAGQAQQPAAVQRGSSSAVRRR; from the exons ATggctctctccttctctcgcTCGCTGTTGGTCTTGGGATTCTCCGCCTTGTTGTGTATTTCAGTAGCAGCAGCTTTCCAATCCGATGAGCTCTTATTGGACGACGAGGAGTTCGGTCTAGAAGGAGGGTTGCACACAAAGTCTCCTGATCTCACATACACACGATCCTCgcctccaccaccatcaccaccaacTTCATCAACCTCCCGGAAGAGGTTTTCCGATCCGGATTCGGACTCCAAGATCCAATTCCAGCTCCATCACGCCTTTGGGGACTCTGATTTCTCGCCCGCTGGTACTTTCAGTGCTCGCTTGAAGACATGGAATCACGGTGGTCAG ACCCTTACAAAGCTACGATTTTCGAGGAATGCTTTTACTGaagaggagaaggagaagtttGCA CTACTACTGAAGGGAGATGACTTCTATAGGATAAGATTGCCGTCCAGTGTTTTGAATCCTCCGGGGAGGGATTATGTTATTTCTTCAGTAAAAGCG AGATGTCTTCCACGGGATGGTTTGGATGAGCATTTTGTTATACACACG GATGGAATTAATATCTTGGCAGTTAATTATGGTTCGCCTGGGGCATGTCCATATCCTCGGCAAATGAAACTT CCTGGAAAGTGGTCTTTTAACTCTCACACGGTTTTGAAGAATAGTGAGCAAGCACCAAG AGCTCCAGTGTTTGCTGAGGAGATTCTTGGAGGTGAGTTAGGAGAAGGTGAAGTTGTACCACCACCAGAAAGGTCCCTTTGGGCAAAATAT TGGATGTACCTAATCCCGCTTGGGCTCATTGTCATGAACGCCATAACCCAAGCAATGAACATGGCAGAGGAACCGGGTGCTGGTCAGCCAGCAGGCCAAGCACAGCAGCCAGCTGCAGTCCAGCGTGGGTCAAGTTCTGCTGTGCGAAGAAGATAG